In the genome of Euwallacea fornicatus isolate EFF26 chromosome 21, ASM4011564v1, whole genome shotgun sequence, the window GGATGAGTACTACCAATAATTCATTGTACCGATATAAACAACTTGCAGGTATTGCGACCAACAGTAATCGTGTAGCCGGTACCATTTGGAAGATAACGTCACACATATATACTTTCTCTATCGTACAATTTCTCCGGCGGTTAATGTCTAAGtcattatattatatttaattgttgcCGTGATGGTAAGTACCTATATTTTGGTGCTTCTTTCACTTCTTTTCTTCATCGTTCATAGTAAAGCCCGTGGCCGGAGACCCGTGACATTCCATGAGTTTCGCACCCTATATGTCATCGCAGTGCTCTCTATGTGATTCTGTGTTTCAGATAAATTAGCAGTTTGCCTAATAGGAACCCCAACATGGCTGAACTTCTAAATTCTAACCAATCAGTGGCCCAATGGGCCTATGACTATTACTTATGGACTTTAACTCTCTCAGGTAAAACACCCATCCTTGGAACCTGAACTGAAGATACTATACTACTTTTATAGATGAAAGAACAAAAGGATGGGCCCTAGTAGATTCCCCAGTGCCAACACTACTGTTTACAGCTCTCTACCTCTTCCTGGTATGGATCGGTCCCAAATACATGGAAAACCGACCTCCCTTCAAACTCTCTGTCTTGCTATTACCATACAACATGTCAATGGCAGTACTAAATGCTTATATAGCGGCGCAGGTACCGTTCGCACCCTCCAAGGCGAATGCAAAgtttattaactaaatttttgcAGCTGCTTACTGCTTCGACGAGGCTGAAATACAGTTACATATGCGAACCTTGCAGACCAAAGCACGATCCAGATGAGTTACAGGTAAGATTTTACACACCGAAACTCGTGTGCAAAGTGCACTTTTCGCATCTTAATCACACGACAATATCTACTTTCTCCCAGATCGCTAACGCTGTTTGGTGGTACTACTTTTCAAAACTGCTAGAGTTTTGTgatacatttttcttcatattgaGGAAAAAGAAGAATCAACTGTCGTTCCTGCATGTTTATCATCACTCAACCATGTTCGTCCTGTGGTGGATTGGCATTAAATGGGTTCCAAGTGGCTCAAGtaagtttttgtattttttttttgaaagtaaaaGCATTATCCAattattgaataataattatcgtCGAGATACTTGTGGTCAAATGCCATTTTCGCAGTCGAATAGTTAGTTTATGGAGTCCAGTGAAAGTAGTCTTTAATAAGCGAATAATTTATAGGAAAAGCAACAAAATTATgttcgataaaaattactctCACTTCgctttaatcaaaaaattcattctGCTTGTATCGAAAGTAAGTGCagttacacattttttttttctctgcaCTGGATCTCAGACATACGGAAATAAGTTTACATTATTACAAGTCAGCTCCTTCCTTCATCTATTGGTaatggttttttatttaattttaattaatcgcATGAAGACAAATTTTGCTTCTTCTTTGGCGACTTTCTCTTGGATTATTGCAGTTGCTGAACTCGAGAATGATTTCCCTTAGTGGGAACCGCATTCCAATTTGTGActgcttattaaaaaaacgtttttttaagattaaaactttcatttgcCACCACTGCGCCACGATTAACAAATTAGATCCAAAACCAACCGATAAATCCGCCTTTGATTATTACATGAGCTTAGAAGAAGGTGAAATAAGCTCCAACACTGATTCTCTAGTCCTTGAAGCGTTCTTCGTACCTCGTGTCCTTAGTTTCCGATTTTTGGAAACTAACTCTGGCGTATCCGCCCATATTAGCTCAGTAAGACGGGGTATATCTGGATCAGATCTGGAAATTTctgattaattaaaatcttaaaacacGCGTGGGAACCTTACAAGGTACTAAATTTGCTAACGCGTTCAGAACCACGTAACTCGACTAACTGATATCGATACGTGACGCGTCGATATTCAGGTAAAGTTACACATTTTTGTTGGGGACCGGTGTTGGTTTTTTCTTTTCGAGTCGATGAAATCGAGATTTCCTCGGACTGAATTTTAAAAGCTGTTTAATCAGTGAGTACCTGTGAATGTTACTCAACAAGCGTGAGAAATGATACCATACACTCACTGCAACTTGGCACTGATATACAGAGTAGTCCGAATTCTAGGTAATCCGAATTAGGATCTCGGAAACTTTAAAAGGCACGAGGTCGCTTAAATTGGGACGAAATTGCTCAATTTAGTGgtcaaaaaaataacaaaaaataatcgaaattttcctgccatctttaatttttccttactttatacagggtggtcatttagtgcggtctcggaagattacggctaaacaatttaatattttgaatttcttttttttgcgttatatagaactcgattatgggtacattctaaaattgttttcgttttatacagggtgttctaaataagtgaaaaatatcaaagttatgtttttttaaataggacgccccatatattaatatcgttttagatttcttgagaaaaataaatgtaagtttcattaaggtttacttgtcctaaatcttaaggatttcgaaataattaagttttttttaaaaaatcatgcaattttaaaaactttgttttgaaggaagtttaagcTGGAGTAAagcgaaattcataccaaaccttatatatgagacgtattttatgccagaattattaaaattgaaatatctcatacagtgcgtccaaaaaataacatgaaaattgcattctttttgaaaggaaataacttgcttaatttaaatagaacaccccatattttattactcgaaataagagatatacatatgactaatcaaattataaattttgctaccttttcttaaatcttatttttcgaagaaaacctgtacatttaggtatagaaaagtgtaacgatttttgattagtcatatgtttatctcttatttcgagtaataaaatatggggtgttctatttaaattaagcaagttatttcctttcaaaaagaatgcaattttcatgttattttttggacgcactgtatgagatatttcaattttaataattctggcataaaatacgtctcatatctaaggtttggtatgaatttcgatttactccagtttaaacttccttcaaaacaaagtttttaaaattgcatgatttttttaaaaaaacttaattatttcgaaatccttaagatttaggacaagtaaaccttaatgaaacttacatttatttttctcaagaaatctaaaacgatattaatatatggggcgtcctatttaaaaaaacataactttgatatttttcacttatttagaacaccctgtataaaacgaaaacaattttagaatgtacccataatcgagttctatataacgcaaaaaaaagaaattcaaaatattaaattgtttagccgtaatcttccgagaccgcactaaatgaccaccctgtataaatatacatttcaaaacaaaattcatttcatttttactacttttattccataaattgaaatttattaaaaacatctATTACGCGAGCAAAAGAAACTGCAACGAAGACAAATCTATTTACAAATAACACGTGGGAGAATAACGGATATATACACTTTTTAAGAGGGTATTTTTGTCATATCTGCCACTTTCTTTGATAGTTGTTATACTTTATTGTTctgaaaaaagttataaaaaccAAGGTAAAAATTCAggtccgtatttaaaaaaattaagttgatgatggtggCTGAAACACGCAAAGTAGGAAGGCAAATTTCATAACACTATTTTGCAGGGAATAGAAAATGGTAATAAGGAAATTacatttgtttcaaaatacgTCATCAAataaagttaagaaaaaataaaaatgatacaacgaaatttcgtttttttctgaatGTCTCCAAAAGCGTCCGGAATTTTTTCGGGTTCGAAGTGACATTTTCTTGGGCACTAAATTGCCcaatttttcctcaatttaAACAACCTCGTGTCTCTTACTGTTTTCAAGATCCCAATGATATGCCTCGAATTTggatcatcctgtatatttaataGTTTGTAAGTTTTTAGTGTTATGTTATTAGAGTGCGTAATGAGATAACGATAAGCAAACAAGCAGAACCATTTCGGGATGGAACACTGTCGAATCGGGTTATTACTATCGTCGCCGCTAGATGGCTAAGTGTCGGGGAATTTCTGTTTTGAACTTAGGTATCGCTCCAGAATTGAAAAGGAActacaaagagaaaaaatgggCAGTCAAGATGTAGAAGGGTAGAAGTGTAGTCGAGTAGTGGCAAATTTGCTAGTTTGTCTTTCTATattgtattaataaattaatgtttattaattcatCGAGAACGCTCCCTGTGTTATTCCGACATACAGATACAGagaaaatagaatttaatGTGTTTTGATTATTTACTTGCAGCCTTTTTGCCGGCAATGGTGAACTCGTCCATTCACGTTCTGCTATATGCCTACTACGGACTCTCAGTTTTCGGACCCAGAGTTACCAAATACCTCTGGTGGAAAAAGTACCTTACGATTCTGCAACTCGTAAGTATCTACTGGTATTGAGCAGTTAACAGTCtaaatttaccaaatttcttgaaaattgtttttaagacaTAGCAATCTCAGTACTTTCCCTTCAAAGAGATATCGAATGCCAAGACCAATGcccaatttgaattttaaatagttaCGTAGATTTTGTTATTGCTTTAGATCCAATTTACTTGTGCCCTAATCTTGGGAGTTAACGGTATAAGGACCGGGTGTGAATTCCCCTTATGGATGCATTATACCctcatattttatatgttaTCTTTCATCGTCCTATTTGGAAACTTTTACGTCAAAGCTTATATGGATAAAGTAAGTTAAAGCTAATCAAATCCTCACAGATGGGTTtgttaacgtttttttttttttaagggtaaCCAAGTTTTCTTCGGAATGGACGTGGGTTGCGGTCAAGGCAACACCTACGAAAGCCAAAAAGAAGTGCAAcattccaagaaaattaaataagacgATTTTGAGTatttacgtttaatttttattgccatTATGTTTCTTGACTTCCAAACTCCCATTTCACTCATTTTCGTAGGTCCTTCTGCGTAATCGCTCAAAATTCTAAGCTCAAACTATGTTTcttccatttttatttattttatctaaaatttaattatattatttattaatgtaaattaattagatGTTTTTCTCTGCTGATATGAGATTTGTTATAGAGTACGCTTGTATTAAGAAGTTTTTGATACAACATTTTAGTCGATTTGAAccacagaaataaaaaaaattaagacttaaatttcaataattcagTCTTCCAGCCTTGCCTTGGAAATGCATGGGATAAGATTATAAAAGTTTTAGTTGTTTATTTCTAgttatttgcaattattattgtaagtACAGCATTAAAGTTCATTTAAttccattaaataaaaaaaaaaattgttgtgttGGAGCCTTTTCCCAAGTCGCAGCCCATTTAATGATCTTGTGCCCATTGAAGAAACGTGTTAtagttatttacataaaaagggaaaaaagtaACTCTTAACTCACGATCCGAAGGCCAGGGCGGCATTTTCCTAAGAAGCTTTCTTGcgagttatacagggtgcggcaccgaaactttcttttttcaaaGGTCAATGAATAGAAATACTCggcatataatttttcttttgtccATTAATTATGACAACATGGAAATTCACTTAAGTTGAATAATCGCGCGGTAATGGTCAATGCTGAACGTTGTCTGGGAATGattgacaattttttcttgCCATAATTTCACAATATGAATATGCACGAAGCATAGTTGCAGTACGATGGGGCCACGGCTCACACATCGAGACTTTCAATGCGTCTTTTGAGAAACTTTTTTCCCAAGTGGACGATCTCACATAGAGCTGACGTCCCATGGCCCGGGCGCTCTCCAGATTTGGCTTTTTGCGATTATTTCCTGTGGAGTTACCTGAAATCGGTTGTTTATCTAAGCCCTCCCGCAAACGTAAAAGTTTTGAAGAACAATATTTATGATACAATTGCCGACATACCGGAAGTTATGCTGCAGAGCGTTTAGAGGGAGTTCAGGGTACTAATTCGAGAGAATGAATTTCGTATATGATTTTTCTCTCGTCTCCCCAAAAAATGCTATTTCTACATTTTAACCATTAGAACAGAGCGTTTCGTAAAGTACGTATTACAATCAAAGGCCTAAGGACTCACTCTTATATTGATTGTTATGGGAGAAAAGCGACTGCGACGCCGACGCCAATGTCACGGAGCGTCCCGGCGCATTTCCACTATTTTCATGCACAGTTTCCCGATCAGTTTGAGACCTGTTGTGTTGTGAAACACAACGTTTGATCAGTGCTCCTATGGCCTAATGAAACGAACTTAAAAGTGTGTCGATTTAGCATCGACTACTAGGGAACTTAAGGTAAGGGCTGTTGTGGCGATTAGAGGTAGTTGTTTGTTTGTATTGTTCATATCGAAACATGATTTGGGGGTGAAATGGTGTCTGGAATCGTGGGTCGGACATGGGCTTTTGGGTTTGGGACATGTTTACTTTTAGCGGTGATTATGATTGTTGACCTAGGTAAGTTCGAGCAAACTTGTGTCTGGATAGGAAATAGTAGTAGAAACAATTGGTTGATTGTTCaaggaagaagaaaatagtttcGATTTCCTGCTTAGTTCAAAGTTTCAACCGACTAATCAGGTGGCAATGAatttagactttttttattttcgtaatTATTACACCAACCTGTAATAATAACTGCACGTGGCACCTCGAAAGCAATTCAATATTAACATATGATGTGCTAAATGAGGCGTGTTTAGAAAAGATTTTCAATCTTGCGatatttacataatgataTTCAGGGGCTTTTATGAGAACCTTGCAATCTTCATCCCCATAAAACCCGCAACCAACCCATTcgtatcaaataaaaatgctCTTAGGTCAGGTTCTAGCTACATGCGGGATACATTGTTCAATTTGCAACTTAAACCACTCAATTATCATATTTACCATTATAGCAGGCCCTGGTGTCTGGTTTTGGTTAACATAAGGTCACAACAGACTCCGATCCCTCCTGTTTTGCACCATGCCACATAGACTTTacttttaaatctaaaattcgTTGTAGAGTCTGCCGTGGCccaatcaaatatttatttccacaTATCTCATGGGTTGGGCAAAAAATGATCGTAAAACTTTGTACGTATAGTGACTACTCTTGCGACTACTACGGCCctgtaatttatttcatttttcttattcACATAATAGGACCGTAACCGACACgctatttaaaaactacgAAAATGATATAGGAGGGTGAAACATATCGTTCTCCGCCGGACAAACTTGTGTCCGCTTCAGATGTCTGCCATAACCCTTTCAACCAATCAACCGGCCTAAAACTCTACAatacagggtatcccaaaaatatactgacaaattttaaaagatggTGGGCGACATCAACACAAGCTTTCTTTATACAAATAAACATATGCCCGCAAATGAGCCGCTTGAATAGAAAAAGGGCAATATGGTTTCAACCATTATAATCACTTATGTTCGAACTTGACCATTTGTTTCAATACAAAAATTGCACTATGGATTCATTGACTCGCGGGCCCTATGAAATATTCCGGAAATAGATTCTAGATTTGTACAACTCACCATTTTCTTGCTAACAAATCTTTCTAATTATGAATAGTGATTTTCCAAACCAGATATTTGAGATAACTccacaagaaaaaattcagggtgttgaaattagGGAAGCGTGCCAGGCTAGAGGATCTTCTCTTTCAGTCTATCGGCGTATATCTCTAAGTTCTTCATAAGAGAAATGAACATGGTTTTTTTTGGCACGCGTATGtttatcaaagaaaaaagtttgagTGACCCCCCACACCACTTAAAATTTGTCGACATATTTGTGGGACTCTCTGCATAGAGCTATGTCAAACACTAGGGTGTCTTAGTCGCTTTAATATGCGATACTTGATAGAACATTCAGTACTAGATCTAATGCCGAATATGTTAATGAACAAATTACCAAATGAATAATGATAGGCGATGATCTCAAAATGTTGGTGAGTTAGAGAAATAAATGattgtcaaaaatataaaatttcaagcgTCATTGCCTCAGAAGTAGTAGAAGATACGTATAAAACCTTCTCTGTAGAgaatacttaattaaaaagtagcaatattttagatatttcCTTTAACGGGAAAAGTTCTGGCAGCCGTAGAGAAAAGCGTGAACTtatgccaaatttcttaaatttgtcTTACTACgagaatgatatttttttaactattaagCTGTTtctatattttcgaaaaatgctGTAAAATAGCTGTATTCAAGAACGATAGATCGATCATCCGGCACTTTTTCAGCATTTGATTCCGTGTGTTTACTGAGAAAGCTGCATAGTATTTACACAAATATATTAAGAAGTTTTATGGATGAGTTTTGTCCCTTTTTACATCTGAATTCGTTTTACAATTGAAATTGGAACCGTTTATTAATAACCAGTATTCCCTcagaaattcaaaatggaaataaatttcatccaaacgcaaattaaaaaattctgattttgTGCGATTACACTTTCATTTGCCACCATTGTTCGTGTTATTCAAAGCTAATTTGATCTGCTGCATAGCATGTTTCCGTCCTTTTTCTCTGACACTCATAGATAAGGacagaaaacacaaaatagGTGTCAACTGCATCCGCAGACTACTTAACTACAAGACCTATTTCAGAGCACTGGTCTTCGTCTAAGCTCGCATAATGAACGAAGATCGTGAAACGCTGCAATGAGATGGACTGAATATCATGCGATGACTTTAGCACAGTGGTGGTAAATGagattttaaaagtaaaatcttCAGCTGTTTTTATACAGGATTTCCCAACTTCGTATCTAAGTGGGAAGATTTTGAATACAGTTAAAAATACGAATTGCGAACAACCATTTTTCATAGACTTATCAAA includes:
- the LOC136345768 gene encoding very long chain fatty acid elongase 4-like; protein product: MAELLNSNQSVAQWAYDYYLWTLTLSDERTKGWALVDSPVPTLLFTALYLFLVWIGPKYMENRPPFKLSVLLLPYNMSMAVLNAYIAAQLLTASTRLKYSYICEPCRPKHDPDELQIANAVWWYYFSKLLEFCDTFFFILRKKKNQLSFLHVYHHSTMFVLWWIGIKWVPSGSTFLPAMVNSSIHVLLYAYYGLSVFGPRVTKYLWWKKYLTILQLIQFTCALILGVNGIRTGCEFPLWMHYTLIFYMLSFIVLFGNFYVKAYMDKGNQVFFGMDVGCGQGNTYESQKEVQHSKKIK